Proteins encoded by one window of Scatophagus argus isolate fScaArg1 chromosome 8, fScaArg1.pri, whole genome shotgun sequence:
- the rbm15 gene encoding RNA-binding protein 15, protein MKGKERSPIKKRSRALDDIRDRGGCHPTSKKMGALSVSSGSNNGNSSTKSDGGSTRRSLLGEKRDRDFDGHGRTGNNHSLSATASSVGKNHNLGLTLDLASPRTTSRAEQRVQPPTAESEYKTLKISDLGTQLSDEDIEDGLFHEFKKFGDVSVKISRSNDERIAFVNFRKPEDARAAKHARGRLVLYDRPLKIEAVYINRRRSRSPVERDVYGAAQSHRHLQRPLSPTGLGYRDYRLQQLALGRLPPPPPPPLPRELERDREFALFEARARPAFIAERAAFREEDFISPEDDQRANRTLFLGNLDITVTEADLRRAFDRFGAITEVDIKRPTRGQISTYGFLKFENLDMAHRAKLNMSGKVVGRNPIKIGYGKATPTTRLWVGGLGPWVPLAALAREFDRFGTIRTIDYRKGDTWAYIQYESLDAAQAACTHMRGFPLGGPDRRLRVDFADTEHRYQQQLLQPLPIPPFDMVAESFVHRATPEPLRVRERTPPPLHFRERELFHGTEWPNPAIRDRVRASPFEPLEHLERERRAREPWSLERELQGREPVRKRRVMDDGRHIDHSPDSTERTVRRRRASPDGSPGGSSRDGGRFSDSERPLRGERPSPTREHHSGLERGGTERRLKSQNLSDKGPSSSNILAVGERKRKAGDGGKGLAKRERSESSTKGGQASKSDGTKLGLAWHGMLLLKNSNFPANMHLLEGDHNVASDLLVDGTTGRQVSELKITQRLRLDQPKLDEVSRRIKVAGPGGYAILLAVPGATEDISSSDPAASTQRPLRNLVSYLNQKQAAGVISLPVGGSRDKDNTGVLHAFPPCDFSQQFLDSSAKALAKSEEDYLVMIVVRGAS, encoded by the coding sequence ATGAAAGGTAAAGAGCGGTCGCCGATTAAAAAACGCTCCCGGGCCTTGGACGATATTCGAGACAGGGGAGGATGCCACCCGACCAGCAAGAAAATGGGGGCTCTCTCCGTATCCAGTGGGAGTAATAATGGAAATAGCTCGACCAAAAGCGACGGTGGTTCGACTAGAAGGAGTCTGCTCGGTGAAAAAAGGGACAGAGATTTCGACGGTCATGGTCGGACTGGAAATAATCACAGTTTGTCTGCTACCGCCAGCTCCGTCGGCAAAAACCACAACCTGGGTTTGACTCTGGATTTAGCCTCACCGAGGACCACTTCACGGGCGGAGCAGCGGGTTCAGCCACCCACCGCCGAAAGTGAGTACAAAACCCTCAAAATAAGCGACCTCGGTACCCAGCTGAGCGACGAAGACATTGAGGATGGACTttttcatgaatttaaaaaattcGGAGATGTGAGCGTAAAGATAAGCCGTAGCAACGACGAACGGATAGCCTTCGTGAATTTCAGGAAGCCGGAGGACGCCAGAGCGGCAAAGCACGCCAGGGGACGATTGGTGCTGTATGACCGGCCTCTAAAAATTGAAGCAGTGTACATCAACAGGAGGAGAAGCCGATCGCCGGTGGAGAGAGACGTGTATGGTGCAGCTCAAAGCCATAGACATCTACAGAGACCGCTCTCGCCCACCGGGCTAGGGTACAGGGACTACCGGCTGCAGCAGCTGGCCTTGGGGCGGCTTCCCCCTCCCCCGCCGCCCCCTTTGCCCAGAGAACTGGAGCGGGACAGGGAATTCGCTCTGTTTGAAGCCAGGGCACGACCAGCTTTCATTGCAGAGCGAGCAGCTTTTCGTGAGGAGGATTTTATATCTCCAGAAGATGACCAAAGAGCCAATAGGACGTTGTTTTTAGGCAATCTTGACATAACAGTTACAGAAGCGGACCTGAGGAGAGCTTTTGACAGGTTTGGGGCCATAACAGAAGTGGACATTAAAAGACCTACTCGGGGTCAAATCAGCACATATGGATTTCTGAAATTTGAGAACCTTGACATGGCTCACCGTGCTAAGCTTAATATGTCTGGCAAAGTAGTGGGCCGCAACCCCATAAAGATAGGTTATGGGAAAGCAACTCCCACTACACGCCTGTGGGTGGGTGGACTCGGACCATGGGTTCCTTTAGCCGCTCTGGCAAGAGAGTTTGATCGCTTTGGCACCATAAGGACCATTGACTACAGAAAAGGGGACACTTGGGCCTACATTCAGTATGAAAGTTTGGACGCTGCACAggcagcatgcacacacatgagGGGCTTCCCACTGGGAGGCCCAGATAGGAGACTTAGAGTGGACTTTGCTGACACAGAGCATCGTTACCAGCAGCAGTTGCTGCAGCCTCTCCCAATACCACCTTTTGACATGGTTGCTGAGTCGTTTGTCCACCGTGCCACTCCTGAACCTCTGAGGGTCAGGGAACGAACTCCTCCGCCGCTTCACTTCAGGGAGAGAGAGCTCTTTCATGGAACTGAGTGGCCTAATCCAGCTATTCGTGATCGGGTACGTGCCTCACCGTTTGAGCCTCTGGAGCACTTGGAACGTGAGCGGCGGGCACGGGAGCCTTGGTCTTTGGAACGTGAGCTACAGGGGCGAGAACCCGTACGCAAGCGGCGTGTAATGGACGACGGACGCCATATAGACCACTCCCCTGACAGCACTGAGAGGACAGTAAGACGTAGGCGTGCTTCTCCAGATGGTAGTCCTGGAGGtagcagcagagatggagggcGCTTCAGTGACTCAGAGCGCCCTTTGCGGGGCGAGAGACCCTCTCCTACGCGAGAGCATCACAGTGGGCTGGAAAGGGGTGGGACTGAACGGAGACTGAAAAGCCAGAATCTCTCTGACAAAGGCCCTTCAAGCAGCAACATTTTAGCTGTTGGAGAGCGTAAACGCAAGGCAGGCGATGGTGGTAAGGGGCTGGCCAAGAGAGAACGTTCTGAGAGCAGTACCAAGGGAGGCCAGGCATCCAAATCAGATGGCACTAAACTCGGTTTGGCCTGGCATGGCATGCTGTTGCTCAAGAACAGCAACTTCCCAGCTAACATGCACCTTCTAGAGGGCGATCACAACGTAGCCAGCGACCTGCTTGTTGACGGCACAACAGGGAGGCAAGTGAGCGAGCTAAAGATCACCCAGCGCCTTCGCCTGGATCAACCGAAGCTTGACGAGGTCTCCCGGCGCATCAAGGTAGCGGGTCCCGGTGGCTACGCCATCCTGCTGGCAGTTCCTGGGGCCACAGAGGATATATCTTCATCTGACCCTGCAGCCTCTACTCAGCGGCCACTTCGCAACCTGGTGTCCTACCTCAACCAAAAACAAGCAGCTGGGGTCATCAGCCTGCCTGTGGGGGGGAGCAGAGATAAAGACAACACAGGGGTTCTTCATGCTTTCCCTCCCTGTGATTTCTCCCAGCAGTTCCTGGATTCCTCTGCCAAAGCTCTGGCTAAAAGTGAAGAGGACTATCTGGTCATGATTGTGGTTCGTGGAgcatcttga